A DNA window from Coffea arabica cultivar ET-39 chromosome 6c, Coffea Arabica ET-39 HiFi, whole genome shotgun sequence contains the following coding sequences:
- the LOC113693201 gene encoding uncharacterized protein — protein sequence MAASTWRSSQPLLQSVPPSFSGFCSPKTPSSFSSTASTTFASSSSPEPFPTASPSPSRVHLYHAASPATPSAAMSPAFTPTSRFSLVSTIPDPKRTCLCSPSTHPGAFRCKFHRKAGNASTCSSSGGHAQATAQPSAPRRLNIARFAIMNSFARNRIVGRDLKKRVFATLIRPSSPQHYRCRNFRPQPSRLSVTSKV from the coding sequence ATGGCGGCTTCAACCTGGCGATCAAGCCAACCTCTGCTCCAATCCGTCCCTCCTTCCTTCTCGGGATTCTGTTCTCCCAAAACGCCGTCGTCCTTTTCCTCTACCGCCTCAACAACCTTCGCTTCTTCGTCCTCGCCAGAACCCTTTCCTACTGCCTCGCCTTCGCCGAGCCGAGTCCATCTCTACCACGCCGCCTCCCCCGCTACTCCTTCCGCTGCCATGTCCCCTGCTTTCACCCCAACCTCGCGATTCTCATTGGTCTCGACGATTCCGGACCCGAAGCGGACTTGTCTCTGCTCTCCGTCCACTCATCCAGGAGCTTTCCGCTGCAAATTCCATCGGAAGGCTGGCAACGCCAGCACTTGCAGTAGCAGCGGTGGTCATGCCCAAGCAACGGCCCAGCCGTCGGCGCCGAGACGGTTAAACATTGCGAGATTCGCGATTATGAATTCGTTCGCGAGAAATAGAATCGTTGGGAGAGATTTGAAGAAGAGAGTGTTCGCTACTTTGATCCGGCCGTCGTCTCCTCAACATTACCGGTGCAGGAATTTCCGTCCGCAGCCGAGCCGGCTCTCCGTCACGTCGAAAGTGTAA